A window from Patescibacteria group bacterium encodes these proteins:
- the rpmC gene encoding 50S ribosomal protein L29, with product MLTFSEIAQLSDRDLHEEVTRTRDTLFRQKMGVRTNHLKDLHLIKILKKYLAQLLTEAARRTKFGDKVEKTSDAVGKKAKEFSAEIEKKQTTKKEKAAPKKAEKAEATEAEKIEAKSNKDVKVKKVEPKGLFKKSEK from the coding sequence ATGCTGACATTTTCTGAAATCGCGCAACTCTCCGATCGTGATCTCCACGAGGAAGTGACGCGCACGCGCGACACACTTTTCCGCCAAAAAATGGGCGTGAGAACGAATCATTTGAAAGATTTGCATCTCATCAAAATCCTCAAAAAATATCTCGCCCAGCTTCTGACGGAAGCAGCTCGCCGCACCAAATTCGGCGACAAAGTCGAAAAGACCTCCGACGCGGTCGGTAAGAAAGCCAAAGAATTTTCAGCTGAGATCGAGAAAAAGCAAACAACCAAGAAAGAAAAAGCTGCTCCGAAAAAGGCGGAAAAAGCTGAAGCAACCGAAGCAGAAAAAATCGAAGCCAAATCCAACAAAGATGTGAAAGTCAAAAAAGTCGAACCGAAAGGACTTTTTAAAAAATCTGAAAAATAA